In the Methylophilus sp. 5 genome, one interval contains:
- a CDS encoding autotransporter assembly complex family protein: protein MLALLVLTTACQAQDAPWFEVKTGNTYQTRFSLTNDTPPEDTSALRELLQKHLTIHEAMQNPRMNDSEWRRLVQKTPQEIADLLATEGYFKTKTLSYQPVANLAEFRIKLPPQAKVSQVNVAITGEIEQASHQSTLEAAQKSWPLPVNSVFTQQSWSSAKRELLATLLRAEFPNAKITKSQAMVNPQTQEVLITLTLDSGPAVRIGAVQIHGLQHYQESLVRPLNTLKTSAPYRQADLLNLQNSFMATGKFRSVDVVAKTEALNADQSADIIVTVHEMEQNTLRIGVGASTNTGARIVFNYTDRNLFDRGLLWDSSLRLEQRLQAVTSNITFLTDEKGYRDSIQNSVTRTDLEGQITTAVQNGVRRYWGQPSIFEQYVGANLLYEFLTVDGESSQFNKAATLAYGLNMRKLDHPLAPTKGWILNTQFQLAPLDKLSDGRFLQSQARLQAFYPLTASTQWLGRIEVGSVTGARSVPATYLFRAGGDQSVRGYAFQSLGVKEADAIVGGRVLLTGSSEIVQWLTSSWGAAMFVDFGHAANSWKDYDPAFGYGLGVRWRSPIGPVGVDIAYGEETKEYRLHFNLGVNF, encoded by the coding sequence GTGCTAGCCTTGCTAGTGCTGACCACCGCCTGCCAGGCACAAGACGCGCCCTGGTTTGAGGTCAAAACAGGCAACACCTACCAGACACGCTTTTCGCTCACCAACGATACGCCCCCAGAAGATACCTCAGCACTGCGCGAGCTGTTGCAAAAACACCTGACCATACACGAAGCCATGCAAAACCCGCGCATGAACGACAGCGAATGGCGCCGACTGGTACAAAAAACACCGCAAGAAATCGCCGACTTACTGGCCACTGAAGGCTACTTCAAAACAAAAACACTGAGCTATCAGCCTGTAGCCAACCTGGCCGAATTTCGCATCAAGCTGCCGCCGCAAGCCAAAGTCAGCCAGGTCAATGTAGCCATTACCGGCGAAATTGAGCAAGCCAGCCACCAATCAACCTTAGAAGCCGCACAAAAAAGCTGGCCGTTGCCGGTTAACAGTGTGTTTACCCAGCAAAGCTGGAGCAGCGCCAAGCGCGAGTTACTGGCGACACTGCTGCGTGCAGAATTTCCTAATGCAAAAATCACCAAGTCGCAGGCCATGGTCAATCCGCAAACGCAAGAAGTGTTGATTACCCTGACGCTAGACTCAGGGCCTGCGGTGCGTATTGGCGCGGTCCAAATTCATGGCCTGCAACATTATCAAGAATCGCTGGTGCGCCCACTCAACACACTAAAAACCAGTGCACCTTATCGCCAGGCAGATTTACTCAATTTGCAAAACAGTTTTATGGCCACCGGCAAATTCCGCTCGGTGGATGTCGTCGCCAAGACCGAAGCACTCAATGCTGACCAGAGTGCAGACATCATCGTCACCGTGCACGAAATGGAGCAAAACACCCTGCGCATTGGTGTCGGCGCCAGCACCAATACCGGCGCACGCATTGTGTTTAACTACACAGACCGCAACCTGTTTGATCGTGGTTTGCTGTGGGACAGTAGCCTTAGACTTGAGCAACGCTTGCAAGCAGTGACCTCCAACATTACCTTCTTAACCGATGAAAAAGGCTATAGAGACAGCATCCAGAACAGCGTAACACGCACTGACCTTGAGGGACAAATCACCACCGCCGTACAAAATGGGGTGCGCCGTTATTGGGGCCAACCCAGTATTTTCGAGCAATATGTCGGTGCTAATTTACTGTATGAATTTTTAACCGTGGATGGTGAATCGTCACAATTTAACAAAGCGGCAACCCTGGCCTATGGCCTTAATATGCGCAAACTAGATCATCCGCTGGCGCCGACCAAGGGCTGGATATTGAACACTCAATTTCAACTGGCACCTTTGGACAAACTGTCTGACGGCCGTTTTCTGCAATCGCAAGCCCGTTTGCAGGCGTTTTACCCACTGACAGCATCCACACAATGGCTGGGCCGTATTGAAGTAGGCTCGGTGACAGGCGCACGCAGCGTGCCTGCCACTTATTTGTTTAGGGCTGGTGGCGACCAGTCTGTACGCGGTTACGCCTTTCAGTCGCTGGGTGTGAAAGAAGCCGATGCCATTGTCGGTGGCCGTGTGCTACTCACCGGCAGCAGCGAAATCGTGCAATGGCTGACCTCCTCATGGGGGGCCGCCATGTTTGTCGATTTTGGTCATGCCGCCAACAGTTGGAAAGACTATGACCCAGCCTTCGGCTACGGCCTGGGTGTGCGCTGGCGCAGCCCGATTGGCCCGGTCGGCGTAGATATCGCCTATGGCGAAGAAACCAAAGAATATCGTTTGCACTTTAACCTGGGCGTGAATTTCTGA
- a CDS encoding translocation/assembly module TamB domain-containing protein — protein MSLTHTCYRLLNRLLISVLCLSLIITPQIVWAANVLLVTSLKEFETDLGNAILKVEGIDSHMRLGVTPKGELTVSQFRARQITLRFKPAAELSPVPKSAQTPLPAHINIPLPFHLLSGQIDQLTIIQGASTSHITQIQFDLDADNQALQFRIAQANSPWGQVSTHFQMQNAAPFPLNGWLDLQQTHSELPYHLRTELHGDLTRLQIAANHHYQPQARPFAIVPANGQYEDMLQISASIGLDDTRNSHLLLHLQQLQAKHIHPQLAGQLDLTIVADGSLTEQGQMLATIDAGDSRLQGQPLIVRGSASLQGSQLMHLDLLAQLDKNKLTMQSAKEVTTPSANTLSWQATLANLAQLMPGFAGQVKGAGTVQQSANGFAATYQLSGQQLQLPQGLTLASVEAQGQAANQSQGPLENHIKLRGLSQQNANGTDSPPIDAELNLTGTLAKHHLVLKVNDADALLQRNLLLALDGSWQENTWQAQLTQLQDANGKVFQLAQPASLRWQSEQGFQLQNLLIHALAGQLQLDRLSYRPAKTANLLTQQAAEKVQFSTQGSLKAFPLQAVMAWLLPEQSEALPADHLRVSAQWQLALDAQLNGKLHLERAAGDWQTYDHSQARWQGLGINTLLADMQAQNNRISVQSNIRADNAIDLQFTGNTVVTPTQNGLVIQRSAPLSAQLKANISQLAWLAKLMPDIQPAGQLTINAQASGMIAKPQLQGSIQGQALALQMPSQGLWLEQGNLNATLADDQVKFEQIHFAGKSGELNGNGLLTFKEDRWQLDAAMQLNKLQALSRVDRWVQLSGNTKLSITSGQTTLSGNLKIHKGLFELPKADKPKLDEDVIIESPQASAPAPASTLVFKDFAIDFGDKPLVLPFKESEQFMLRGQGLNGALSGNMQLNGLLDDLTAAGTLEITGTYIAYGQSLNIETGRLIFSGKLPNIGLDLLATRQVESTKVGIQINGSLQTPQLKLVATPDTSNENKISLLVLGQPMSQVGSSDMALLSVAAGALLSQGDSVSLQTKIAQAVGLDSIDVRGTGPTNYAVSVGKRINRNLVVGYEKSIVGLLNVGKLTYQLTKRISIETRTGSDNALDVFYGFSFD, from the coding sequence ATGTCACTCACTCACACTTGCTACCGGCTACTCAACAGACTGCTCATCAGCGTGTTGTGCTTGTCATTGATCATCACGCCGCAAATAGTGTGGGCGGCAAACGTGCTACTGGTGACTAGTTTAAAAGAGTTTGAAACTGACCTTGGTAATGCCATCCTGAAAGTAGAAGGCATAGACTCGCATATGCGTTTAGGCGTCACACCCAAAGGCGAACTGACGGTGTCGCAGTTTCGTGCGCGGCAGATCACCTTGCGCTTTAAACCTGCCGCTGAGTTATCGCCAGTGCCCAAGTCTGCCCAAACACCGCTACCAGCGCATATTAACATTCCACTGCCGTTTCATTTGCTCTCGGGCCAGATTGATCAACTCACCATTATCCAGGGTGCAAGCACCTCGCACATCACGCAGATTCAGTTTGACCTCGATGCCGACAACCAAGCCTTGCAGTTTCGCATTGCACAAGCGAACAGCCCATGGGGCCAGGTGAGCACGCATTTTCAGATGCAAAATGCAGCGCCTTTTCCGCTTAACGGCTGGCTAGACTTGCAACAAACGCACTCAGAATTACCTTATCACCTACGCACCGAACTGCATGGTGACTTAACCCGGTTGCAGATCGCGGCCAACCATCACTACCAGCCACAAGCCAGGCCATTCGCGATTGTGCCCGCCAATGGGCAATATGAAGACATGCTGCAAATCAGCGCTAGTATTGGCCTGGATGACACACGCAACAGTCACTTATTACTGCATCTGCAACAATTGCAAGCCAAACATATCCACCCGCAACTGGCTGGCCAGTTGGACTTAACAATCGTCGCCGACGGCAGCCTGACCGAACAAGGCCAGATGCTGGCAACCATAGATGCCGGAGATAGCCGTTTGCAAGGGCAACCGCTCATCGTGCGCGGCAGCGCCAGCCTGCAAGGCAGCCAGCTCATGCATCTGGATTTATTGGCACAACTGGATAAAAACAAGCTGACCATGCAGTCAGCTAAAGAGGTGACCACACCCTCTGCCAACACATTGTCCTGGCAGGCAACCTTAGCCAATCTGGCGCAACTGATGCCAGGCTTTGCTGGCCAGGTAAAAGGCGCTGGCACTGTGCAACAATCCGCAAACGGTTTTGCCGCGACTTATCAACTCTCTGGCCAACAATTGCAGCTGCCGCAAGGACTCACATTGGCTAGCGTTGAGGCACAAGGCCAAGCCGCTAACCAGTCACAAGGCCCTCTCGAAAACCATATCAAGCTACGCGGCTTGTCGCAGCAAAATGCCAATGGGACAGATAGCCCACCGATTGACGCCGAGCTTAATCTGACTGGCACGCTGGCAAAGCATCACTTGGTACTTAAAGTGAATGATGCAGATGCATTACTGCAGCGTAACCTGCTGTTAGCGCTGGATGGCAGTTGGCAAGAAAACACCTGGCAAGCACAGTTAACGCAATTGCAAGACGCCAATGGCAAAGTATTTCAACTGGCACAACCAGCCAGCCTGCGCTGGCAAAGCGAACAAGGCTTTCAGTTACAAAACCTGCTCATTCATGCGCTGGCCGGTCAATTACAACTGGATCGGCTAAGTTATCGTCCGGCCAAAACCGCCAACCTGCTCACACAACAAGCGGCCGAAAAAGTACAGTTCAGCACGCAAGGTTCACTCAAGGCGTTTCCGTTGCAAGCAGTGATGGCCTGGCTGCTGCCCGAACAGTCAGAAGCCCTGCCCGCAGATCATTTGCGCGTCTCGGCCCAATGGCAACTGGCATTGGATGCACAACTCAATGGCAAACTGCACCTTGAACGCGCGGCGGGCGACTGGCAAACCTACGACCATAGCCAGGCACGTTGGCAAGGGCTGGGCATTAATACACTATTAGCAGATATGCAGGCGCAAAATAATCGCATTAGCGTACAAAGCAACATACGCGCAGACAACGCGATAGACCTGCAATTCACAGGCAATACCGTCGTCACGCCCACGCAAAATGGCCTGGTTATTCAGCGCTCGGCCCCACTCTCGGCACAACTCAAAGCCAACATTTCACAACTGGCTTGGCTGGCCAAACTCATGCCTGATATTCAGCCCGCTGGCCAATTGACAATAAATGCCCAGGCCAGCGGCATGATCGCCAAGCCGCAATTACAAGGCAGCATTCAAGGCCAGGCGCTTGCCTTGCAAATGCCCTCGCAAGGCCTGTGGCTGGAGCAAGGCAACCTGAATGCCACACTGGCTGATGATCAAGTCAAATTTGAGCAAATACACTTTGCTGGCAAGAGTGGAGAACTCAATGGCAATGGCCTGTTAACTTTCAAAGAAGACCGCTGGCAACTGGATGCCGCGATGCAACTCAACAAACTGCAGGCTTTATCCAGAGTGGACCGCTGGGTACAATTGAGCGGCAATACCAAGCTGAGTATAACCAGCGGGCAAACCACACTCAGCGGCAACCTCAAGATTCATAAAGGCCTGTTTGAGCTACCCAAAGCAGACAAACCCAAGCTGGATGAAGACGTCATCATTGAGTCACCGCAAGCAAGTGCGCCCGCACCCGCCTCTACCCTAGTGTTTAAAGACTTTGCAATAGACTTTGGCGACAAACCATTAGTACTACCGTTTAAGGAGTCTGAGCAATTTATGTTGCGCGGACAAGGTTTAAACGGTGCATTGAGTGGAAATATGCAGCTTAATGGCCTGCTGGACGACCTCACGGCGGCCGGCACGCTGGAAATCACCGGCACCTATATTGCCTATGGCCAGTCATTGAATATAGAAACCGGCCGCCTGATTTTTAGCGGCAAGCTACCCAATATCGGCCTCGATCTCCTCGCCACACGACAGGTAGAAAGTACTAAAGTCGGCATACAAATCAATGGCAGCCTGCAAACCCCGCAATTAAAACTGGTCGCCACACCTGACACCAGCAACGAAAATAAAATCTCGCTGTTAGTGCTGGGGCAACCCATGTCACAAGTGGGTAGCAGCGACATGGCCTTATTGTCAGTGGCGGCAGGCGCGCTATTATCCCAAGGCGACTCAGTCTCCCTGCAAACCAAAATTGCACAAGCCGTTGGCCTCGACAGCATAGATGTACGCGGCACCGGGCCCACCAATTACGCGGTGAGCGTCGGCAAACGGATTAACCGCAACCTGGTGGTTGGCTACGAAAAAAGCATTGTCGGCCTGTTAAATGTTGGTAAACTCACCTATCAACTAACCAAGCGCATCTCGATCGAAACCAGGACCGGTTCGGATAACGCGCTAGACGTATTTTATGGTTTTAGCTTTGACTAA